Part of the Leifsonia soli genome is shown below.
GGCCGGCGACCGCGCCGAGGCTCTTGTGGTAGTACTGGCGCGGCAGCTCGCCGCGCAGCGACGCCACGATGTTCTTCGCGAGCAGCTTGCCCTGGCGCACGGCGTGCTGGGCGTTCGGCACGCAGTAGCCGCCGACGCCGGCACCGGTCAGGTCGGGGACGGCCGAGACATCTCCGGCGCCCCAGGCGTCCTCGATGATCTCCTCGTCGGTGCCGACACGGAGGTCGGCGCGGACGCGGAGGCGGCCGCGCTCCTCGATCGGCAGGTCGGTGTGACGCACGATCGTGGGGTTCGCCATGACACCGGCGGTCCAGACGATGAGGTCGGTCTCGAAGCTCTCGCCGGTCGACAGCTGGATGACGCCGTCCACCGCGCTGGTGAGCTGGGTCTCCAGGTGGATCTGAGCCCCGCGCTCCGCGAGGTTCTTGATCACCCAGTGGCTGGTCTTGAGCGACACCTCCGGCATGATCCGGCCCATGGCCTCGATCAGGTGGAAGTGCGTGTCCTCGAACGACAGCTCCGGGTACCGCTTCAGCAGCGAGCTGGCGAAGGAGCGCAGCTCGGCGAAGATCTCGATGCCGGCGAAGCCGCCGCCGACGACCACGACCGTGAGGAGGCGGTCGCGCTCCGGGCCGGCGGGCAGCCCGGCGGCCTTGTCGAAGTTGGTGAGGAGCTGGTCGCGGATGTACACGGCCTCCTCGATGTTCTTGAGGCCCACGGCCTGGTCGGCGACACCCGGGATCGGGAACGTGCGCGAGACGGCGCCGGCCGTGACCACGACGATGTCGTACTCGAACTCGTACGCCTCGCCGACGGGCGGCTGGATCGTCGCCACCTTGCGGGCGTGGTCGACGTACGTGACCTTGCCGGTGATGATGTTGGTGGTCTTGAGGTGACGGCGGTGCGCGACGACCGCGTGACGCGGCTCGATCGAGCCGGCAGCGACCTCCGGCAGGAACGGCTGGTACGTCATGTACGGCAGCGGGTCGACCATGGTGACCTCGGCCTCGCCCGGGCGGAGCTGCTTCTCGAGCTTCCACGCGGTGTAGAAGCCGGCGTATCCGCCGCCGACGATCAGGATTTTGGGCACAGTGATGCGTCTCCTCTAACCGATAAGTTTGGGCCTACATTACTCCTTGCTGCGCATCCGCCTGAAATGCAGCCACGCGCCGACGCCGCCGAGGGCGACGAGAGCGAGCAAGCCGGCGATCAGACCGAATGGCAGCCAGAATGCGGTGAGGACGCTCCATTGCGGCCAGAAGAACCGACTCCATGGTAGCGCGCGCTCGGGGGTCAGTTTCGCCGGGACGGGCGCTGCCTGCGGATCCCCGCCGGGAGCGGGGGTCGACGGCGCCGGCGTCGACGGCGATTCCGCCCGGCGGTGGATGCGG
Proteins encoded:
- a CDS encoding NAD(P)/FAD-dependent oxidoreductase, producing MPKILIVGGGYAGFYTAWKLEKQLRPGEAEVTMVDPLPYMTYQPFLPEVAAGSIEPRHAVVAHRRHLKTTNIITGKVTYVDHARKVATIQPPVGEAYEFEYDIVVVTAGAVSRTFPIPGVADQAVGLKNIEEAVYIRDQLLTNFDKAAGLPAGPERDRLLTVVVVGGGFAGIEIFAELRSFASSLLKRYPELSFEDTHFHLIEAMGRIMPEVSLKTSHWVIKNLAERGAQIHLETQLTSAVDGVIQLSTGESFETDLIVWTAGVMANPTIVRHTDLPIEERGRLRVRADLRVGTDEEIIEDAWGAGDVSAVPDLTGAGVGGYCVPNAQHAVRQGKLLAKNIVASLRGELPRQYYHKSLGAVAGLGVGVGVLQSGKIAMKGVIGWLAHRGYHGLAMPSWERKWRVIWGWWNNFWLGRDIVSLEAVQHPRAGFEEFAARPKPAVEAAPEEPAKKAPARKKPAAEKQPAEVTAK